Genomic DNA from uncultured Acetobacterium sp.:
ACATCTGGACGAGGAGGCCCTCATTCAAATTTTGACTGAGCCAAGAAATGCTCTTGTAAAACAATATATTAAAATGTTTAGAATTGAGGGTGTAGAGCTGGAATTCCACCAAGATGCCTTAGTAGCCATTGCAAAAAAAGCACTGGATACCAAAACCGGCGCCAGAGGTCTCCGTGGGATCATTGAGAATATTATGCTTGATATTATGTTTGAAGTGCCCTCGAATGAAAACATTGAAAAGGTAATCATTACCAAAGAAGTTGTTGAGAAACAAGTTGAACCGATTATGATTTTAGGGCAGAAAAATGATTGCAAAGATGAAAAAAATGATGTAGTATCATAACTTTTACTTTATGGCCGTTCAAAAGTCAAACTACTCTTTGGTATCTGATACCGTGTATTTGAAATTTTTGTGCGGCTTTTTTTAAAAAATTGGGTATATACAAAAAAGCAATTAAATTATATCTAAAAAGCATATTACTATTCATAAAAAAGAGGTAAGGAGTTGATTAAGTTGAGTATCGAAAAAAAAGAAATTCCAGAAGAAAACACCGACCATATAGGACTGACTGAACCGGAATTATTTGTTCAGGAAAAAGAAACCTTACCACTAATACCACTTCGTGGGATGAGTGTGTTTCCAGGCATGGTGGTTCATTTTGATGTTGGCCGGGAAAAATCTGTAAAAGCTTTGGAAGCAGCCATGGAAAGAGATCAGATGGCGTTTTTGGTTACCCAAAAAGAAGTGATTAAGGAAGACATCACTCCGGATGATTTCTATAATATTGGTTGTAAGGTCAAGGTCAAACAGCTATTAAAAATGCCGGATAATCTTGTCCGGGTTTTAGTAGAAGTACAGGAAAGACGTGAAATTGCTGAATTTGAAAGTCTGGTTCCATACTTTTTAGTAGCAACTAAACCGGTACGATCTGTCTATTATGATACCAAAGAAAATCGTACATTAATACGAATGATTCGCGAATCATTTGCTAATTACATGAATGTGACCCGAAAAGTTGCCACAGATCTGATTCTGGCAATGGATTCTTTGGAAGACCCTGATCAGCTGATTGACATCATTGGTGCCAACTTGTTCCTTGATTTGGAAGATAGTCAGCGCTTAATTCAGGAAACCGATGTGAATAAACGTCTGGTGCTCACCTACGAAATCTTAGTCGAAGAAGTAGAAATGATTAAAATCGAACACAATATCGACGAGAAAGTCCGTAGTGAGATGTACAAGCATCAGCGCGAATATTATCTACGAGAACAGATAAAAGTTATTCAGAATGAATTGGGCGAAGGTGATGTTCAAAATGAACTGGACGTCTACCGGGAACGGCTAGCCGCCCTGGATGTGCCCGATGAAGTTCGGGACAAGGTATCAGGGGAGCTCAATCGATTGGTAAAAGTCCCGCAGGGCTCTTCGGAAGCTGGCCTGATTCAGACTTATGTAGAATGGATACTGGATCTTCCCTGGAATACCTTGACCAAAGAAACCATCGATGTTTCAGTAGCCAGAAAAATATTAGATGAAGATCATTATGCATTAAAGAAGGTCAAGGAACGTATTCTCGAGTACATTTCGGTTTTGCAACTTTCAAAAAGTTTGAAATCGCCCATAATTTGTCTAGTAGGCCCTCCGGGAGTTGGTAAAACTTCCATCGCAAAATCCATCGCTCGGGCTCTCAATCGTAAATATGTACGAATGTCTTTAGGCGGAATGCGTGATGAAGCCGAGATCCGAGGACATCGCCGCACCTATATCGGCGCGATCCCGGGACGGATTATTTACAACATCAAAAAATGCGGAACTAGAAATCCATTATTTCTGCTGGATGAAATTGATAAATTAGGTCAGGACTTTAATGGCGACCCGGCCTCAGCTCTGCTGGAAGTTTTAGATCCTGAACAGAATAATACCTTTACGGATCACTATTTAGAACTGCCATTTGATTTATCTCAGGTATTGTTTTTAACCACTGCTAACTCGTTGTCGACAATTCCAAGACCGTTGCTGGACCGGATGGAAATTATTGATGTTAACGGCTATGTTGAAAGTGAAAAAGTTGAAATTGCTCAACGTTACCTCATTCCCAAGCAATTGGAAATTCACGGACTGAAAAAATCAACTTGTAAGTTCAGTGAAGCGGTGATAAAGAATACCATCGAGTATTATACCAGAGAGTCTGGCGTGCGAGAACTGGAACGAAAAATTGCCCAGATCTGTCGCGTGGCGGCCAAAGAAATTGTCGAAAAAAAGAAAAAAAGCATCAGTATCACACAAAAAAACCTTGAAAAATTTTTAGGAAAGCATTGCTATTCATTTGATACTGTCGGTAATAAAAAAGAAGTGGGTCTGGTAAATGGTCTGGCCTGGACACCCGTTGGGGGTGATACCCTGCAAATTGAAGTGATTGTTGTCGATGGCACCGGAAAAATTGAAATCACCGGTCAATTGGGTGATGTTATGAAAGAGTCGATCAAAGCTGGAATCAGTTATATTCGTTCTCAGGCAAGCGTTTTGGGAATCGAATCTGATTTCTACACGAAGAAGGATATTCATTTACATGTGCCGGAAGGGGCAGTACCTAAAGATGGTCCTTCAGCGGGGATTACCGTCACAACGGCACTTATTTCATCGCTTACTAATGTACCCGTACCACAAAACTTGGCCATGACCGGGGAAATAACCTTAAGTGGTCGAGTTTTGCCAATTGGCGGACTTCGTGAAAAACTAACGGCTGCTCATCGCGCCGGTATTAAAGAAATTATTTTACCAAAAGAAAATGAAAAAGACCTGGAAGATGTTCCAAGTGTTGTATTGGAGGCTTTACATATTCAGTCTGTTTCAAAAATGAGCGAAGTCACAGAGATCGTCTTTAAACAACTACAATAGAGTCAGTGACCAAACTCTCAGGAAATGGAGATAGTTAAATGAAAGTAACAAAAGCGGAGATTGTTATCAGTGCGGTGGCGGAAGCTCAGTATCCTGATGACAATCTGCCTGAAATAGTCTTGCTGGGGCGTTCAAATGTTGGGAAATCAACTTTTGTCAATACCTTGATTGAACGTCGAAGTCTGGCACGAACCAGTTCCCAACCGGGAAAAACTCAAACGATGAATTTTTATCGGATCAATGACCTGTTTCATTTTGTCGATATGCCCGGCTATGGATATGCTAAGGCATCTAAAACAGAGCGTGAAAAATGGGGAAAGATGATTGAGAAGTATCTCAGAAATCGAGAAAATGCGGTGATGATTTTTCAACTGATTGACTCACGGCATGAACCTTCTGAAGATGATCTGTTGATGTATGAATGGTTGGTACACTATGGTTTGAATCCAATGATTATTGGCACTAAGGCTGATAAAATTTCGAAAACGAATCAAAAAAAGTCAATTAGTCATATTGCCAGAGCCTTAAATCTAAGAAGTGATCGGGAAGTGATTCTGTTTTCGGCTGAAACAAAGCTGGGAAAAGAAGAAGTGTGGGAACACATCGAGAGAGTATTAAAATAATTAAAAAGCAAGCTTCCTTTTAAAGGAAGCTTTTTGCTGTTTCACGGCATTAAGAAAGGGGAAAAATGACTGAAGAAAAAATTCGGAAGTTGGCCAAACAGATTGGAATAGACTTGATTGGCTTTTTTTCAACTGAACCCCTGACAGAGTGTCTGCCATATTTAATCAGGCGCGATGAAGCCGGCTTTTCAACCGGTTTCGAAGGCGGGCCACCGCAGGAACGGATTGATTATCAAAAGCAGTTTCCCTCTGTAAAAGCCGGAATTGTTATCGGGATTAGTAATTATCAGCAATTAGAAATACCTGATGATAAAAAAATAAGAACCAAGCTGGCATCAGTTTCCTGGGGAAAAGATTATCATCAAGTTGTGAAGTTTCGGATGAATCAATTAATGAATACGATCAACTCTGAACAAGAAAAAAATCAAAAGCCGTTAATAAATTACAAGCTTTTTGTTGATAATAGCCCTTTGGTCGATCGAGGATCAGCTTACCGAGCTGGTTTGGGATTTTTCGGAAAAAACAACTGTCTCATTAATGATAAACTCGGTTCAAATTTCTTTATTGGCCAAATTCTTTTGGACTACGAAATTTTATTTGCGCCGTCAGCTCCCATTGAGAATGGCTGCAAAGAATGCCGACGCTGCCTTGATGCCTGTCCCAATGGCGCTTTAGGAGAAGGTTTTAGTTTGAACCCATCTAAATGTATTTCCTATCTTACCCAAAAGAAAGTGCTGTTACCGGAAGAAGCGTCACGGATTACCACCTATCTTTACGGATGTGATATCTGTCAGCAGGTGTGTCCCTATAATCAGAATTTACCGGAAACAAGTGAAGAGTCTTTTTGGATCGACGCCGAAACTGCCAATCCGCCGATTGATGAGATTTTGATACTGACGAATAAATCATTTAAAATTGAGTTTGGAAAAACCGCTAGTGGTTGGCGGGGGAAAAATGTTCTGATACGAAATGCGCAGTTAATCAAAAAAAATAAATTAAAGAATGATTAATTAACAAATAGATGTTATAATAACCAAGTTAGAGAACTTTTAATATTTAACTAAATTAAACATGGAGGCATAAATGGTACGAGATCGTTTTGCACCGAGTCCAACGGGAAATGTTCATGTTGGAAGCTTACGGACAGCACTATATAATTATTTATATGCAAAAAAAATGGGTGGCAAATTTTTGTTACGCCTTGAAGATACGGATCAGACACGGCTTGAAGCAGGAGCGGTGGAAAATTTGCTTGATGCACTTAATCTGACTGGTGTGATTCCAGATGAAGGTTTGCAAAAAATAAATGGTACAGTAACACAAGCAGGCGCGCATGGCCCTTATATCCAATCGGAGCGGCTGAATATTTATAAAAAATATATTGATATTCTGCTGGAAAAGGGACAGGCTTATTACTGTTTTTGTTCAAAAGAGCGATTGGAAGAAGTTCGAAATGCTCAAAAAGAAAAGGGTGAAACACCTCGCTATGATGGTAAATGCCGGGAACTGGCAAAAACAGAAATTGATGCAAATCTTGAAGCAGGTTTACCCTATACGATCCGATTGAAATTGCCAGAAAACCATAGTATCCGTTTTGACGATATGGTTAGAGGCGTAATCGAAATGAATACCAATGACCTCGATGATCAGGTATTACTAAAGGCAGACGGCTTTCCCACCTACCATATGGCCGTGGTGGTTGACGATCACTTGATGGAAATTACTCATGTTATCCGGGGTGAGGAATGGTTGCCTTCGACTCCAAAACATGTCTATTTATATGAGTGTTTTGGTTGGGATCCACCGCATTTTGTGCATTTGCCAAATATTCTAAATGATGATCGGAAAAAACTGAGTAAACGTCAAGGTGACGTGTCGGTGGGAGATTTTCTGGCTAAAGGATACCTACCGGAAGCGCTGGTAAACTTCTTAGCCCTTTTGGGCTGGAGCCCTGAGACAGAGCAGGAGATATTCTCGATGGAAGAATTGGTGGAAGCATTTGATCTTTCCAGAGTTAATAAATCAGGTGCCATTTTTGATCGGGCCAAGTTAAATTGGATGAACGCTCATTATATCAAAGAATTACCGATTGACAGACTTGTCAATCATTTAACCCCATTTTTAGTGCAAGCAGGACTGTTGGGATCAGATGAAGTACAATGCAAACAAGATTGGTTAATTAAAATAGCAGAACTCTTACGAGACCGAATTGAATATTTTGCCCAGGCACCACAGGAGTTGGAAGTTATTCTAAACAGCGATATTGTTATTACAGATCCGGAGGCTCTGGCATTATTGCAGGAAGAATCATCCAAGCGGCTGTTTGAGGCGATCGTCACAAAAATCGAAGCATCAGATACTCTTGATGCGGACAGAGGAAAAGCGATCTTAAAAGAAATTCAAAAAGAAGAAAAAATTAAAGGAAAACTGCTTTACATGCCTAGTCGAATCATGATTACCGGGGAAATGCATGGTCCCGATCTAACATTAATCATGGATGTTCTGGGAAAAGATGCGGTCTTGACTCGGATCAAATCAGCAGCATCTTTTATGAAATAAATATTAAATGGACAAAGGAGGAAAGTAAATGAACGAACGAAAAATTGACAAAAAAAGCGTCGCTGAGTTTATCCTTGTAATTGCACTTATTATTGCTACTGGTTATGTTTTGTTCTTTGGCGTGACAATTGGAGTTTACGACATCGGAAATATCAGCAAGAATATTAATTATGGTTTGGATTTAACAGGTGGGGTTAACGTGGTGCTTGAAGCAGAAAGCACTGACGGTGATGCGGTTACTTCTGAAAAAATAGATTCTGCTATTTTAACCATCCGCCAACGGATTGACTCCATTGGTGTTTCAGAACCGACAATCATCAAACAAGGTGATAATCGGATCCGTGTTTCCATTCCATCGGTAACAGATCAGAATGAAGCATTAGATCTGATTGGTAAAACGGCTCAGCTAGAGTTTTTAGCGCCCGATGGATCAGTAATCTTAACTGGGAAAGACGTCACGGATTCTAAGGGTGTTATGCAGAAAGATAACTCGGGAATTGAAAGTGCTGTGGTTACCTTAAAATTCAATGAAGAAGGCACGAAGCTTTTTGCTGATGCAACCCAAAAATATATTGGTCAGGTTATTCAGATTAAACTGGATGATGAAGTGATCTCATCACCAACAGTAAATGTTGCCATTACGAATGGCGAAGCCGTCATTGAAGGAATGGCAGATATCACTGAAGCCGGTAATCTGGCCTCATTGATTCGTGGTGGAGCACTTCCGGTAAAACTGACACCGGTTGAAATTCGAACCATTGGACCTACTTTGGGACAAGATTCATTAAATGATAGTATTTATGCTGGTATTATTGGGATAGGTCTGGTACTTATCTTTATGCTGGTTATGTATCGGGGCTTGGGCTTCTTGGCAGATCTGGCACTGATTATTTTTATTATGATTGTTTTAACGGTTATGTCGGTGATGAATGTCACGCTGACCCTGCCGGGGATTGCCGGGCTCATTCTAACAGTCGGGGTGGCAGTTGATGCCAATGTTATTATTTTCTCCCGAATAAGAGAAGAAGCCAGGTTGGGGAAATCCCTGATGACTGCCATTGATAATGGTTTTTCAAAAGCTTTTGGGACTATTTTAGATTCAAACGTAACGACACTGATTGCCGGATTTGTACTTTTCTTTATGGGAACAGGAAGCGTTCAAGGTTTTGCGGTTACGTTGATTTTAGGGATCGTCGTAAGTATGTTTACAGCGATTGTTATAACAAAAAAACTTGTGAAATTATTAGTAAAAACAGGCTTATTTAACAGTAATGCCTTTTACGGAATATAGGGAGGTGGAAAAAATGAAAAGAATACCAGTTGCAGAAAAATGTAAAATTTGGTTTGCCATCTCTTTGGTACTAATTACGATCAGTTTAGGCTCTCTGATGATCCAGGGGTTGAATTTTGGGATTGATTTTGTCGGTGGAACCATTGTCACCATGGAACTCAATACAACCTTTGAAAATGCTGATGCCCGAGCCATTGTTGATAAATTTGACACAGAAGCCGATATTACATATGCCGGCGATGCTAAAACGCAAATTATTATTACCACAAAAGAAAGTTTGACAAAAGAAGAAAGTCAGGAATTGTTTGCAGGTTTTAAAGAAAAGTATAACTTACAGGATACTAACTTATTATCTGTGGATTCGGTAAACGCTTCTATTGGAGCGGAAATGGCGACTAAATCGATTCTGGCAGTAACCGTTGCAGTGGTCTTAATGTTGATTTATATTTGGTTTCGGTTTGAATTTTTATTTGGGCTCACCGCTATTTTTGCTTTGATCCACGATTTAATTGTGGTATTGGGGGTCTATTCAGTTTTCCAGATTCAGGTAAACTCACCATTTATTGCGGCCATTTTGACAATTCTAGGGTACTCAATCATGGATACTGTGGTTGTATTTGACCGTATTCGTGAGAATCGGCCCAAATTTGGAAGATATGCTTACGCAGATTTAGTAGATACCAGTGTTACCCAAACCATTGGACGAAGTATTAACACATCAATGACAACATTTATTGCCATAACAGCCCTCTATATCTTTGGCGTTCCCGCAATTCAGGATTTTGCATTACCGTTAATGGTTGGAATCATTTGTGGAACATACTCTTCAATTTTTAATGCCAGTGCTTTATGGTATGTCATTAAGGAATATCGACACAAAAAACAAGTCAGTGCGAATGCATAAAAATAGTCAAAAATTATTTGATTTTACCGAGCGTCAGAGGGATAAACTCTGACGCTTTTTAAATAAAGACTCATAAGAAAGCATGGTTAGATTTTATTAAAATGAATAGCACAATAGAGGTATAAACATGACAATAAAAACAAACTGGATACGACGGCAGCAGCGTTCACCCATAAAACCGAATCATAACGAAGCAGTTTTTAAGAATGAATTGAAAGAGAAATTAGGATTGAGTCCATTTTTAATTGAGATTCTGATTAATCGCGATTGCTCGTCAATTGAGGAAACCAAACGGTTTCTTAATCCGACCACGTCCGACCTGCATGATCCCTTTTTATTTAAAGATATGGAAAAGGTCGTCAATCGGATTCTTCAAGCTAAAGAACATAATGAGATGATATGTCTCTATGGAGATTATGATGCTGACGGAACCATTGGGACTTCAATCTTATTTAAGTACATGAAAACCCATGGATTCAATATTTCTTACTTTATTCCCAATCGGTTGATAACAGGTTATGGACTTCATCAAACCCCGCTTGAAGATATTATCGATTCTGGGGTTTCATTACTGATTACGATTGACAATGGCATTTCGGCAAATGAACAGGTCGAGTTTTGCAATGCCCACAGCTTGGACGTTATTATTACGGATCATCATGAATGTCATGGAACGCTTCCCAATGCATTGGGAATCATCAATCCCAAGCTGCCAGATACAGCCTATCCATTTAAAGAACTATGTGGAGCAGGGGTGGCGTTTAAACTGCTACAGGCTTTATGTTTGGCAACAGAAACTGCGATTGATTATCAGGAGTTTATTGAATGTGTGGCATTGGCAACAGTAGCAGATCTGGTTCCGCTTCAGGATGAAAACCGATGTTTTGTTTCATTGGGACTAAATTATTTAAATCAATGCCCTAAAAATCCGGGAATCCGTGCGTTAATCGAAGTGAGTGAATTATCAGAGCTGAAAGCATGGCATTTTGGTTTTGTATTAGGTCCCAAAATAAATGCTGCCGGTCGCTTGGGAGAAGCAAATAAGATTGTCGAATTGCTGACAAATGAGGATCAGGAAAAAATCACAAATCTGGCAAAATTTTTAAGTGAAGAAAATCGGAAACGTCAGGAATTAGAAGCTCAGATTCTGGAAAGTGCCTTAGAAAAAGTTCAATCCCAAAATCTTGATGAAGAGGATGTTCTTATTGTTGTTGGAGAAAATTGGCACTCCGGGGTTATCGGAATCGTGGCAAGCCGCATTCAGGATAAATATTTTAAACCGGTGATTATTATCAGTATTGAAAACGGTGTGGGTAAAGCTTCATGCAGAAGTGTGGAGGGGTTTAACATTTTTGAGGCGCTACAATCTGCCAGTGATTTATTTCTTAGTTTTGGAGGACATGAACAAGCAGCTGGATTCAGCATTAATGAAGAGAACATTGAAATAATGTCAGAGAAAATTATCAACTATGGCAAAATGGTGGAACTCCAGCGGCATCTGGTGAAAAAAATCTATTATGATACCGAAATCTCCGAAGATGAAATTTACTGGAATTTGTATGAAGAACTGCTTCAAATTGAACCTTGCGGGCTTGGAAATCCGGGGGTCCAATTTGTCATAAACGAGCCGAAAATCATCTCAATGGGAACGATGGGAAAGGAAAACAACCATTTGCGGGTTGCATTAAAAAATGATTTGCGTGGCGTTGGATTTAACTTAGGATTTTTTTATTTAAGTCGGCCAGATCTGATGGCTTCAAATTATGCGGGTATTCAACTCTTAGCTCGATTGGATATGAATGAATTTCGCGGAAAAAAAAGCTTGCAGCTGTTGATCAAAGATATTAAACAAAATCCCATTTGGCAAATTGATTCAGCGATGAGACTGGTCAGAACGATTGTAAAAGAAGATAATCCCAAAGAAGTGATTAGTACAGCAAAAAACGATGTTTGTTTTAAAGATTTGCAGGTAGAATTGAAAATAATCAGAACAATCTATCAGTTGCTTAAAAAGTCTGCTGAATCCGGTTTGCCACTGCAAAACACTACCGAAATTAGCCAATGGCCTTCACCTTATCACTTATTGATGTCCTGTGAAATACTCAGAGAAGCAGGATTACTTGCTTACCGAATAAATGATGGGATGATTTTTTCTAAAATAATAGCTACCACGGAAAAAAAGGATATTCAAAACACGAAACTAATGATAAAATTAGAAAAAATGATTAATGATTGATAAGGGAGATTTAAAATGGATCTAAAAGAGAATATTGGTATTTATGAAGATTTTCCAAAAGAAGGCATTAGCTTTAAAGACATTAACAGCCTGATTTTAAACCCCAAGGCCTTTCAATATGTTATTAACGAAATGACAAAGGTTGCAAAAGCACTTGATGCCAACATAGTGGTTATACCAGAAGCGAGGGGCTACATCTTTGGTACGCCACTGGCTTATTTAATTGGAGCAGGTCTGGTGCCGATTCGAAAACCGGGTAAACTACCGGGTGAAATCACTTCAGAAGCTTATGATCTGGAATATGGATCAAATATTGTGGAGATCCAAAGAAATGCCATCAAGCCCGGCGATCGGGTTATTATCGTGGATGATTTATTAGCCACCGGCGGAACCCTAAAAGCAGCTACTAAACTGATTGAAAATCTGGGTGGTGAGGTATCGGGGATTATTACTCTCATCGAACTGACTGAATTAGGTGGTCGTGATTTACTCAAAAACTATTTTGTTCACTCAATTGTGACCTACCCCTACTAAACACCCCTACTCATTAATTAAAAAGGCAGAAACGATATGGATAATGACGCAGTAAGAGGAAAAATTGACAATGTAATAAACCTGGTAAAAGCAAATAACCCAGAAGCTGAGACAGAAATGATCTATAAGGCTTATGACTTGGCTCGGGAAGCTCATAAGGATCAGAAACGTCTTTCTGGAGAGGACTATGTAATTCATCCGGTTTCTGTCGCATACATTTTAGCTGAAATGCAAATGGATACAGAAACAATTGTTGCTGCCATTTTACATGATGTAATAGAAGATACGATCTATTCCTATGATTATATTAAGCAAGAGTTTAACGAGAACATTGCCGATCTGGTGGAAGGTGTCACAAAAATCGGTCGGATTGGCTTTCAATCCAAAGAAGAAAGCCAGGCAGAGAATCTGCGAAAAATGATTTTGGCGATGTCAAAAGATATTCGGGTTATTCTGATTAAGCTGGTTGACAGACTCCATAATATGCGTACCCTGGAATATATGCGCGAAGCAAAACAGGTTGAAAAAGCTAAAGAGACCCTGGATATTTACGCACCCCTGGCCAATCGACTGGGGATTTCCACGATTAAGTGGGAATTGGAAGATTTAGCTTTAAAATATCTGGATCCAGAAGGCTATTATGATTTAGTACAGAAGATAAAAATTAAAAAAAGTGCACGGGAAGCTTATATTGCAGATGTAATTGATGTACTGTCCAGAGAAATTGAAAAAGTCGGAACCCATGCGGAGATTTACGGTCGATCCAAACATTTTTACAGCATCTACCGAAAAATGCAAAGTCAAAATAGAAGTTTTGATGAAATTTATGATTTGATCGCTGTTCGGGTAATCGTTGATTCATTAAAGGATTGTTATGGCGTTCTAGGGGTCGTACATTCCCAATGGACACCGATTCCGGGACGGTTTAAAGATTATATTGCCATGCCCAAGCCCAATCTCTATCAATCGATTCATACGACCGTTATGGGTCCCAAAGGGGAGCCTTTTGAAATTCAAATACGAACCAGAGAAATGCATGAAACGGCAGAGTACGGGATCGCGGCGCACTGGAAGTATAAAGAAGGCCGAATGGATGCCAAGGACAACAAGTACGAAGTCCAGATGTCCTGGCTCCGACAAATGTTGGAACTCCAGCGAGACTCTGAAGATGCTGGCGAACTGGTCGAAACAATCAAGGTTGATCTGCTAAATGAAGAGGTGTATGTGTTTTCTCCAAAAGGGGCCGTGGTTCCATTGCCGGCCGGCTCATGCCCTTTAGATTTTGCCTATCGGATTCATAGCGATATTGGTAACAATTGTGTGGGCGCCAGAGTTAATAATAAAATAGTCCCACTTAACAGTCCTTTAAAAAGCGGGGACATTGTCGAGGTCATGACCTCCAAAAATTCCAATGGACCCAGTCGTGATTGGTTGAGTTTTGTTAAAAGTCCCCATGCCCGGAACAAGATTAAACAGTATTTCAAAAAAGAAGAAAAAGATGAAAATATTCAAAAAGGAAGAAGCATCCTGGAGCGTGAAATCAAACGCGAGGGTCTGCAACATTCCAACCTTCTGAATTTAAATAATCTGGAATTATTAGCAGAAAAATGCAGTTATAAGACCCTTAACGATTTTTATGCGGCGATTGGTTATAATGGCATTAAAATTGGAACAGTTTTCCAGAAAATGAGACTGCTTTTTCCCAAGGAGTTTCCTGAAGAAGTAGAAGAAATTGTTCTCAAAAAACCGTCCAAAGAATCGAAAAAAACCAGCAGTACCGTAATTGTGGCCGGTCAAAACGAGATTGATGTGCATTTTGCCAAATGCTGTAACCCGGTTCCGGGAGATAAAATAGTCGGATATATAACCAAAGGCCGAGGAATCTCAGTTCATCGTGCCGATTGCTCCAACGTTTTAAATCTGACTGATCCCAATCGGATCGTCGAAGTCGAATGGAACAAATACAGTACCGGATCCTTTACCGCAGAAATTCACATCAAAGCCAGAGAAGCACCAGGAACCATCATTCAGATTTCGAAGACATTTTTGGATATGGGTATTCCAGTTACGGCACTCAATGCAAAAACTGAAAAAAATGAATATGATTTCTTCTCGGCGACCCTTGAAGTTAAAAGTCGGCGCGAGTTAAATTTGCTCATTAAAAATTTAAACAAAATCAAAGAAATCATCCAGATTTACCGAGTATAAGGAGAAGCAATGCGGGCAGTTATTCAACGGGTATCCTCATCAGAGGTGCGAATCAACAACGAATCAGTTGGTAAAATTGGCTATGGGCTTAACGTTCTTGTGGGTATCAAAGATGATGATACAGAAGCAGACATGGATTATATCATTAACAAACTGATTAATCTGAGAATATTTGAAGATGACGACGGAAAAATGAATCGATCAATTTTGGATGTTGAAGGAGAACTGCTCCTCGTTTCTCAATTCACCCTCTATGGCGATTGTCGAAAAGGGAGACGACCTGGTTTTACCCGAAGTGGTCCAGTGGCCGAAGCTGAAAAGAAATACGAAGTTTTTATCGAAAAATTAAAGGCT
This window encodes:
- the secF gene encoding protein translocase subunit SecF, which codes for MKRIPVAEKCKIWFAISLVLITISLGSLMIQGLNFGIDFVGGTIVTMELNTTFENADARAIVDKFDTEADITYAGDAKTQIIITTKESLTKEESQELFAGFKEKYNLQDTNLLSVDSVNASIGAEMATKSILAVTVAVVLMLIYIWFRFEFLFGLTAIFALIHDLIVVLGVYSVFQIQVNSPFIAAILTILGYSIMDTVVVFDRIRENRPKFGRYAYADLVDTSVTQTIGRSINTSMTTFIAITALYIFGVPAIQDFALPLMVGIICGTYSSIFNASALWYVIKEYRHKKQVSANA
- the recJ gene encoding single-stranded-DNA-specific exonuclease RecJ: MTIKTNWIRRQQRSPIKPNHNEAVFKNELKEKLGLSPFLIEILINRDCSSIEETKRFLNPTTSDLHDPFLFKDMEKVVNRILQAKEHNEMICLYGDYDADGTIGTSILFKYMKTHGFNISYFIPNRLITGYGLHQTPLEDIIDSGVSLLITIDNGISANEQVEFCNAHSLDVIITDHHECHGTLPNALGIINPKLPDTAYPFKELCGAGVAFKLLQALCLATETAIDYQEFIECVALATVADLVPLQDENRCFVSLGLNYLNQCPKNPGIRALIEVSELSELKAWHFGFVLGPKINAAGRLGEANKIVELLTNEDQEKITNLAKFLSEENRKRQELEAQILESALEKVQSQNLDEEDVLIVVGENWHSGVIGIVASRIQDKYFKPVIIISIENGVGKASCRSVEGFNIFEALQSASDLFLSFGGHEQAAGFSINEENIEIMSEKIINYGKMVELQRHLVKKIYYDTEISEDEIYWNLYEELLQIEPCGLGNPGVQFVINEPKIISMGTMGKENNHLRVALKNDLRGVGFNLGFFYLSRPDLMASNYAGIQLLARLDMNEFRGKKSLQLLIKDIKQNPIWQIDSAMRLVRTIVKEDNPKEVISTAKNDVCFKDLQVELKIIRTIYQLLKKSAESGLPLQNTTEISQWPSPYHLLMSCEILREAGLLAYRINDGMIFSKIIATTEKKDIQNTKLMIKLEKMIND
- a CDS encoding adenine phosphoribosyltransferase, producing MDLKENIGIYEDFPKEGISFKDINSLILNPKAFQYVINEMTKVAKALDANIVVIPEARGYIFGTPLAYLIGAGLVPIRKPGKLPGEITSEAYDLEYGSNIVEIQRNAIKPGDRVIIVDDLLATGGTLKAATKLIENLGGEVSGIITLIELTELGGRDLLKNYFVHSIVTYPY
- a CDS encoding bifunctional (p)ppGpp synthetase/guanosine-3',5'-bis(diphosphate) 3'-pyrophosphohydrolase, translating into MDNDAVRGKIDNVINLVKANNPEAETEMIYKAYDLAREAHKDQKRLSGEDYVIHPVSVAYILAEMQMDTETIVAAILHDVIEDTIYSYDYIKQEFNENIADLVEGVTKIGRIGFQSKEESQAENLRKMILAMSKDIRVILIKLVDRLHNMRTLEYMREAKQVEKAKETLDIYAPLANRLGISTIKWELEDLALKYLDPEGYYDLVQKIKIKKSAREAYIADVIDVLSREIEKVGTHAEIYGRSKHFYSIYRKMQSQNRSFDEIYDLIAVRVIVDSLKDCYGVLGVVHSQWTPIPGRFKDYIAMPKPNLYQSIHTTVMGPKGEPFEIQIRTREMHETAEYGIAAHWKYKEGRMDAKDNKYEVQMSWLRQMLELQRDSEDAGELVETIKVDLLNEEVYVFSPKGAVVPLPAGSCPLDFAYRIHSDIGNNCVGARVNNKIVPLNSPLKSGDIVEVMTSKNSNGPSRDWLSFVKSPHARNKIKQYFKKEEKDENIQKGRSILEREIKREGLQHSNLLNLNNLELLAEKCSYKTLNDFYAAIGYNGIKIGTVFQKMRLLFPKEFPEEVEEIVLKKPSKESKKTSSTVIVAGQNEIDVHFAKCCNPVPGDKIVGYITKGRGISVHRADCSNVLNLTDPNRIVEVEWNKYSTGSFTAEIHIKAREAPGTIIQISKTFLDMGIPVTALNAKTEKNEYDFFSATLEVKSRRELNLLIKNLNKIKEIIQIYRV
- the dtd gene encoding D-aminoacyl-tRNA deacylase — translated: MRAVIQRVSSSEVRINNESVGKIGYGLNVLVGIKDDDTEADMDYIINKLINLRIFEDDDGKMNRSILDVEGELLLVSQFTLYGDCRKGRRPGFTRSGPVAEAEKKYEVFIEKLKAQPIKKIETGVFQSEMEVLIINDGPVTLLLDSEKIF